One Clupea harengus chromosome 11, Ch_v2.0.2, whole genome shotgun sequence DNA window includes the following coding sequences:
- the LOC105891837 gene encoding uncharacterized protein LOC105891837 isoform X3: MDVVNRATGGLGASHEGVTAESDPEPRVPSEDSPKSSAAAAASESYTHVDTPRENSQCSIPKEAAPFLGDPKEAASAPHLPDTVKLINSPSTELAATKGTTPEPANQEEDGSTLPPKGKSQDSKAAFGIKKDTKATATTTGGKRSIPLKRDRMDPLKLDMTKPTAMPLTSSQQSLQCIECHIIFSDDKSKQRHLKMSHPAEYEQCMLGDSLFACYVCDRHFANSIDLMAHQRTHTEKQPFKCLLCGEAFKRSSELTTHKKVHCSSQGYKCIDCGKLCKTLTLLKYHSRTHTGEKPYVCKECGKRFSMPKALQRHLESHTQDEGDENGDGTNAAAKSKKQKSNAPTERKYSCPQCKAMFKTERTLLHHMKNKHAQNKNVPPSRALVTQHLLNQGPPLLTQAALDQPHVLRFDSGGQAPQCIEPEQIKRLIESLGNVQKVNQLVIYGLEPVSFQSQTMNLQPVPGVMQPIRFDMTQTVPSVEFKLVTEEAKSLDSEHANQQVESTAAELNGGHRDTNDHSSVERTTQSVRQMRDHTGTIDSETLQSRPVELERISFGTEKTATVEEPSSVEETIVRESIPFRDVEEMRCETKTVETIQENGHIQILEFLQQSSTLIPTNELENENGHMVSLQEEVVQMQYMIPSDTLSLGATGGLQQTEEQVVTLTPLETQIVTLTSIDRKEESKKNVGNVSEQDVGLPHLETSDEPKDCIDQTELNKSQFSSEAHFSEDISVHPQPSLHESDTAEVVAGNNEPHSQETTKLAEALKLKKGSRAKKTSKKEKAKRQISDLKQKIEHDVTVHISQQKVLAPHPSSQLMTTATQHSRTKGHILVQFGLGNKKEKVSKTAGASKRSKKRDDGELQEEGESQQKKKGEDRKGKTNTSENKTLTAILNKPQNQEQHVLQKEEAKEAKLKSRKRKFKIHKSTSKSLTEIEVISSPLPKKKKQEKVKKPKPLIKTSKKKVTKKKTLKLKQKEKEETPLAISPDQVKAEAMLLLKGHKQPQLKVHKLDDPKTLSQLELVPACPSTIACNEETNPTPMKETEHHKNKSTKAKKQPRPIQACVESSSPNLKGTSMRKKVKAGRKRKTPKADGEMMPTSPSLTCDCGVKFSEVLALQEHVAAVHSGHTQGCYDYSNGTLSEDHVKTSVSSEVLPNNSSKTLGLPVTADWDAEIEMGELGLGDREDQRVSFPALNPSPSLPHAPTLVEGEYEEVQKDANSVTTEKCLEVVSSGSKRGKQPKMVSCQKDPPVSQTLATCLSTQVTTPEVQNVSAFSPLPGKYQKGKGKEGLLEANEKISEIQADAMKTIHESDKAVEEDVKEELPLDVNLVTVQDENQPISSQDDDTPESSQNDCQMASEIQVMSSHENVHESNLECLSHTMNLKPVVDLNSTVTTAIKDSSSNIPEIKQEDVEMTVHTEERKSGPNRNNMTRGRKRGAGRGRRGTSKKRNMGSRTGVGRKSLNDDPDECQIVYQLYPVAADSEVKSLEGNVPQACPNPPRGVLTESQEDSSEEQVVFELESVTTSVVDMVKSEGELDRESQGSSPGIILEKFLTSRGSGSRESADISNQVVGASTNVSSNGTSTDHRTTTLPSRGTSGLLNIKEEDLSQPVMPPVLSPDGDGARGPLINRSLYNEQGVQMFVVKEEDPLILNEPHTVQQPSNGKRRDGHLSASNVAEADPPVECNMGERSVCRDELETVTSTVPRPTAKQCIFFPVKEEERELRLDPSPRAENLSNSGVEEHDDICEISTQHETPCVDSALAEEGDMGVEQHNTEDLVEFLLKRPETEDSGGIDSEPEAETLAMSCYHGSRSSGSANPPVRSSPEPDQRNDNQLSQNGVGSQNGQKKPIDYFTQYFDWKTWQDVANITAKTSKKSNPVTAKEVSQFVGIHIAMGTLKFPSTKLYWEDCTRVPLVADAMTASRFSEVLSKLRLAEEGDPTRLQGKDKVVSATSTIHQSTDHDSQVSETADDPHKAGKTCSTQSPLKTDPLSRVHVLMEKVQKTCQSLKREGNHGVSQYPLLLQRPPANPVHSLHHTVMLSTCGLVVDFNLCLDDSDREETVKKMVLSGQNSGEGMVFLCKPELSTPSMLEQLLEAGVQSAGKVGGARGQVGDEFVSSDGKLKLFRCHHGFILSAAVKGRSRSTSLVSGFERALKAAKLNRDLRKAYHTPCLSSSPTAWPLSVLWHLTDLALVNSWLQHRGDRSHEQEPLSLMAFRLEVSKALILSSSSDAQDATPPRPPAPERPEQGTIPGSASIIETPLPDIAIRYDGIGHWPEQVAEGEGARCRFGGCDRTSRVRCLKCCVFLCISRSHNCFLQFHSQGAL; encoded by the exons ATGGATGTCGTAAATAGGGCAACAGGTGGACTGGGAGCCAGCCATGAGGGTGTGACTGCAGAGAGTGACCCAGAGCCCAGGGTCCCGTCTGAGGATTCCCCTAAGTCCTCTGCTGCAGCGGCTGCATCCGAGAGCTACACCCATGTGGACACTCCCCGAGAGAACTCGCAATGCAGCAT CCCCAAAGAAGCAGCGCCTTTCCTGGGGGACCCCAAAGAAGCAGCAAGTGCACCACACCTCCCAGACACAGTCAAGCTGATTAATAGTCCTTCCACTGAGCTGGCTGCCACCAAGGGTACAACACCTGAACCCGCAAACCAAGAGGAGGATGGCAGCACCTTACCCCCCAAAGGGAAGTCGCAAGATTCCAAGGCTGCTTTTGGCATTAAGAAAGATACAAAGGCGACTGCCACCACCACAGGTGGAAAGAGGAGTATTCCCCTGAAAAGGGATCGAATGGACCCGCTGAAGTTAGACATGACGAAGCCAACAGCTATGCCTCTCACTT CGTCCCAACAGTCTCTGCAGTGTATTGAATGTCACATCATTTTCAGTGACGACAAGAGCAAGCAGCGGCACCTGAAGATGAGCCACCCGGCGGAGTATgagcagtgcatgctgggagattCGTTGTTTGCCTGCTACGTCTGTGACCGTCATTTTGCAAACTCCATAGATCTCATGGCCCACCAGCGAacgcacacagaaaaacagcccTTTAAGTGTCTACTCTGCGGGGAGGCGTTCAAGAGATCTTCGGAACTCACTACGCACAAGAAAGTCCACTGTAGCAGCCAGGGGTACAAATGCATTGACTGCGGCAAACTTTGTAAGACCCTGACTCTGCTTAAGTAtcacagccgcacacacaccgGGGAGAAACCATATGTGTGTAAAGAGTGTGGCAAGAGGTTCAGTATGCCAAAAGCACTGCAGAGACATCtagagagtcacacacaggaTGAAGGGGATGAAAACGGTGATGGGACAAATGCCGCCGCAAAATCAAAGAAACAGAAGAGCAACG CCCCGACAGAAAGGAAATACTCGTGTCCACAGTGCAAAGCTATGTTTAAGACTGAGAGGACACTGCTTCACCATATGAAGAACAAACATGCGCAGAACAAAAACGTGCCGCCCAGCCGTGCTCTTGTCACGCAGCACCTCCTCAATCAAGGGCCCCCTCTACTGACCCAGGCAGCACTAGATCAACCACACGTACTTCGGTTCGACTCGGGTGGGCAGGCGCCGCAATGCATCGAGCCAGAGCAAATCAAGAGGCTAATAGAGTCACTTGGAAATGTCCAAAAGGTGAATCAGCTGGTCATATATGGATTAGAGCCCGTGTCATTTCAGTCACAGACCATGAATCTGCAGCCAGTGCCAGGGGTCATGCAACCGATCAGATTCGACATGACGCAGACGGTGCCTTCTGTGGAGTTCAAGCTGGTGACGGAAGAGGCTAAGTCATTAGATTCAGAGCACGCTAATCAACAGGTTGAATCCACAGCAGCAGAATTAaatggaggacacagagacaccaatGACCATTCGTCAGTTGAGAGAACAACTCAATCAGTGAGACAAATGCGAGACCATACAGGGACTATCGATTCAGAGACCCTTCAGTCTCGTCCAGTGGAGCTTGAGCGGATTTCTTTTGGTACTGAAAAAACAGCGACAGTGGAAGAACCTTCTTCAGTGGAGGAAACAATAGTGAGGGAATCCATTCCGTTCCGTGATGTTGAAGAAATGAGATGTGAAACCAAAACCGTTGAGACTATACAAGAGAACGGACACATTCAGATTCTTGAATTCTTGCAACAGTCATCCACCCTGATTCCAACCAATGAGCTTGAAAATGAAAACGGACATATGGTGTCCCTCCAGGAAGAAGTGGTACAAATGCAATATATGATCCCAAGTGACACACTTTCGCTGGGAGCCACGGGAGGTTTACAACAGACTGAGGAACAAGTTGTCACTTTGACACCATTGGAAACACAGATTGTCACTTTGACATCAATTGACAGAAAAGAAGAATCAAAGAAAAATGTTGGCAATGTCAGTGAACAGGATGTTGGACTGCCACATCTGGAAACGTCTGATGAACCAAAGGACTGTATAGATCAAACAGAATTAAACAAAAGTCAGTTTAGCTCAGAGGCACACTTCAGTGAGGATATATCAGTTCACCCACAGCCATCTTTACATGAATCAGACACAGCAGAAGTAGTTGCAGGCAATAATGAACCTCATAGTCAAGAGACCACAAAGTTGGCTGAAGCATTGAAGCTAAAGAAGGGAAGTCGTGCGAAGAAAACAAGTAAGAAGGAAAAAGCCAAGAGGCAAATTTCGGATTTGAAACAAAAAATTGAGCATGATGTTACAGTTCATATTTCACAGCAGAAAGTATTGGCACCACATCCTTCATCACAGTTAATGACAACTGCAACCCAACACTCAAGAACAAAAGGTCATATTCTGGTGCAGTTTGGTCTtggaaacaaaaaagaaaaagtctcCAAAACAGCGGGGGCCTCTAAAAGatcaaaaaagagagatgacGGTGAACTGCAAGAGGAGGGTGAGTCCcaacagaagaagaagggagaagaTAGAAAAGGTAAAACGAACACATCTGAAAACAAAACTCTAACAGCGATACTTAACAAACCACAGAATCAAGAGCAACACGTTTTGCAGAAAGAAGAGGCAAAAGAGGCAAAACTCAAGTCTAGGAAAAGAAAATTTAAAATACACAAAAGTACTAGTAAGAGTCTGACGGAGATAGAGGTAATTTCATCACCTCTGCCTaagaagaagaaacaggaaAAAGTAAAGAAACCAAAGCCCCTTATAAAGACTTCAAAGAAAAAGGTCACGAAGAAGAAAACCTTAAaactgaaacagaaagagaaagaagaaaccCCTCTTGCTATATCCCCAGATCAAGTCAAGGCAGAAGCCATGCTTTTGCTGAAGGGACACAAACAGCCACAACTGAAAGTTCACAAACTGGATGATCCAAAAACCTTGTCACAGCTAGAACTAGTGCCTGCATGTCCATCTACAATTGCTTGCAATGAGGAAACTAACCCAACTCCAATGAAAGAAACCGAacatcacaaaaacaaatcaaccaAGGCAAAAAAACAACCACGGCCGATCCAGGCATGTGTAGAATCCTCTTCACCTAATCTTAAGGGCACATCTATGCGTAAAAAGGTAAAAGCAGGTCGAAAAAGGAAGACCCCAAAAGCTGATGGAGAGATGATGCCAACATCCCCTTCCCTGACGTGTGATTGTGGGGTGAAATTCTCAGAGGTGTTAGCCTTACAGGAGCATGTGGCAGCTGTCCATTCTGGTCATACCCAGGGTTGCTATGATTATTCTAATGGCACCCTGTCTGAGGATCATGTCAAGACCTCTGTATCAAGTGAAGTGCTACCCAATAATTCTTCCAAAACGCTCGGATTACCGGTAACAGCAGACTGGGATGCTGAAATAGAGATGGGGGAGTTAGGTCTGGGGGACAGAGAAGACCAAAGAGTGTCTTTTCCAGCTCTCaacccttctccctctctaccccatGCACCTACATTAGTGGAAGGTGAATATGAGGAGGTACAAAAAGATGCCAACAGTGTCACCACAGAGAAATGTTTGGAAGTGGTATCCTCTGGTTCTAAAAGAGGTAAGCAGCCAAAGATGGTTTCCTGTCAAAAAGATCCTCCAGTGTCTCAGACACTCGCTACATGTTTGTCAACTCAGGTCACCACCCCTGAGGTCCAAAACGTGTCAGCCTTTTCACCACTTCCAGGCAAGTATCAGAAAGGAAAAGGCAAGGAAGGCCTTTTGGAGGCTAATGAGAAGATTTCAGAGATACAGGCTGATGCCATGAAGACCATTCATGAGTCGGATAAGGCTGTAGAGGAAGACGTGAAAGAAGAGTTGCCTCTAGATGTTAATTTAGTTACCGTTCAAGATGAAAATCAACCCATTTCCTCTCAGGATGATGACACACCGGAAAGCTCTCAAAACGATTGTCAGATGGCCAGTGAAATACAAGTGATGTCAAGCCATGAAAACGTCCATGAGTCCAACCTTGAATGTCTTTCACATACGATGAATCTTAAGCCCGTGGTGGACTTGAATTCAACCGTAACTACGGCAATAAAAGATTCATCCTCAAACATTCCAGAGATCAAACAGGAGGATGTAGAAATGACAGTACACacggaagagagaaaaagtggaCCGAACAGGAATAATATGACGAGAGGTAGAAAAAGGGGAGCGGGAAGGGGGAGACGAGGCACCAGCAAAAAGAGGAACATGGGAAGCAGAACAGGAGTCGGACGGAAGTCTCTGAATGATGATCCAGATGAATGCCAGATAGTCTACCAGCTCTATCCAGTGGCCGCGGACTCTGAAGTCAAATCGCTGGAGGGGAATGTGCCACAGGCTTGCCCTAATCCTCCAAGGGGTGTCTTGACAGAATCACAAGAGGATTCCTCTGAGGAGCAGGTGGTGTTTGAACTGGAGTCGGTCACTACAAGTGTTGTTGATATGGTGAAATCAGAAGGGGAACTTGACAGGGAATCACAGGGAAGCTCGCCAGGCATTATCCTAGAAAAGTTTCTCACATCGCGAGGGAGCGGGAGCAGAGAATCAGCAGACATTTCTAACCAG GTGGTGGGCGCCTCTACGAATGTATCAAGCAATGGGACCAGTACAGACCACAGGACCACCACATTGCCTTCACGCGGGACCTCAGGGCTGTTGAATATTAAAGAAGAGGACCTGTCACAGCCTGTGATGCCACCGGTGCTTTCCCCAGATGGAGATGGTGCCAGGGGTCCTCTCATAAATCGCTCCCTTTATAATGAGCAGGGTGTGCAGATGTTcgtggtgaaggaggaggaccCTCTCATTTTGAACGAACCCCACACTGTACAACAGCCCAGCAATGGCAAAAGGAGGGACGGTCATCTCTCTGCTAGCAATG tTGCAGAAGCAGACCCACCAGTGGAATGTAATATGGGGGAAAGGAGCGTGTGTAGAGATGAGCTTGAGACGGTTACTTCTACAGTACCTCGACCCACTGCCAAGCAGTGCATTTTCTTTCCAgtaaaagaagaggagagagaattgCGGCTGGATCCTTCACCCAGAGCTGAAA ATCTGAGCAACTCTGGAGTCGAAGAACATGATGACATTTGTGAGATATCAACCCAACATGAAACACCATGTGTGGACAGTGCCTTGGCTGAAGAAGGT GATATGGGAGTTGAGCAACACAACACTGAAGACCTTGTAGAATTCCTTTTGAAGAGGCCAGAGACAGAAGACAGTGGAGGCATTGATTCAGAACCAGAAGCAGAAACTCTTGCCATGTCCTGTTACCATGGTAGCAGAAGCAGTGGCTCTGCAAACCCGCCTGTTAGATCAAGCCCGGAGCCTGATCAAAGAAATGATAA CCAGTTATCCCAGAATGGTGTTGGTTCACAAAATGGCCAAAAGAAACCAATTGACTACTTCACTCAGTATTTTGACTGGAAGACATGGCAGGATGTTGCCAACATCACTGCTAAAACGTCTAAAAAGTCAAACCCAGTCACAGCCAAAGAAGTGTCTCAGTTTGTGGGAATCCATATCGCCATGGGGACATTAAAG TTTCCTAGCACAAAGCTGTATTGGGAGGACTGTACCCGAGTGCCTCTCGTTGCTGATGCCATGACAGCCTCCAGATTCTCAGAGGTTCTCTCGAAACTAAGGCTTGCTGAGGAAGGCGATCCCACACGGCTTCAGGGGAAGGACAAGGTTGTGTCTGCTACCAGTACTATACATCAGTCTACGGACCATGATTCACAAGTTTCAGAAACTGCAGATGACCCACATAAAGCCGGAAAAACATGCAGTACACAGTCTCCATTGAAAACTGACCCACTTAGCAGAGTACATGTGTTGATGGAAAAGGTTCAAAAGACATGTCAGAGTCTCAAACGAGAGGGGAACCATGGAGTCAGCCAGTACCCACTGCTGTTACAGCGACCCCCAGCCAATCCTGTCCACTCACTGCACCATACGGTCATGTTGAGTACTTGTGGCTTGGTTGTGGACTTCAACTTGTGCTTGGATGACTCTGACAGAGAAGAAACTGTTAAGAAAATGGTCTTGTCTGGTCAAAACAGTGGAGAAGGGATGGTGTTTCTCTGCAAGCCTGAGCTGTCCACTCCCTCCATGCTAGAGCAGCTTCTAGAGGCTGGAGTGCAAAGCGCTGGCAAAGTTGGCGGGGCAAGGGGACAAGTGGGTGACGAGTTTGTGAG